One Oncorhynchus nerka isolate Pitt River unplaced genomic scaffold, Oner_Uvic_2.0 unplaced_scaffold_1121, whole genome shotgun sequence genomic window carries:
- the LOC135570079 gene encoding stonustoxin subunit beta-like, with protein sequence MKPGLRKYVCDLTLDLNTVNRLLSLSEENRKVTCRREKQLYPDHPERFEGCGQVLCSEGLTGRCYWEVEWSGRMGAVIGVTYKGINRRGRVKDCCLGYNDKSWSLFCSVNSYIARHNNNPTTIDVPSSSSHRVGVYLDWPAGTLSFYRASSDTLTHLITFTSTFTEPLYPGFRVCSDSSVSLK encoded by the exons atgaaacctgggcttagaaaat atgtctgtgatctcacactggacctaaacacagtaaacagactcctctctctgtctgaggagaacagaaaggtgacatgtaggagagagaagcagctgtatcctgatcacccagagagatttgagggctgtggacaggtgctgtgtagcgagggtctgactgggcgctgttactgggaggtagagtggagtgggagaATGGGGGCTgttataggagtgacatataaaggaatcaacaggagaggaagggttaaggacTGTTGTCTTGgatacaatgacaagtcctggagtctgttctgctctgtcaaCAGTTACATTGCCAGGCACAATAATAATcccactaccatagacgtcccctcctccagctcccacagagtaggagtgtatctggactggccagccggcactctgtccttctatagagcctcctctgacacactgacccacctgatcacattcacctccacattcactgagcccctctatccagggtttagggTTTGTTCTGACTCCTCAGTGTCCCTAAAataa